ATTTAATAATAGATTATATGTGATTAAGAATTTCACCTTCCATTCTTTCTCTAATAGGTATTTACTGAATGCCAtagatatttttatttctttaaccAAATAATTCAATAAGAAATCTATATCTATACCACAAGACTAGCTAATTGACAATCTAACTGACACATGGTTTTTACAGAAACAAGTGAAGCAGAAAAGGGCAAAGCAAGAACCTTCACAAACATCTTCTTTGAAAGATGATGCTGTAGCACAAGTTCTAGGACCTGATCCACGAGGACGGGTAAGAGGGTTAGGATTTGGAGCAGTCCCTTCAAAGTTAGAATATCAAACCAAAGTTGGAAACAAAGTTGCTAACTTAGAGAAACAAGTGTCCACTCAAGCACAGAATATGCTTTCTCAATCACAAGAGATTGAACGATTGAAAGAAGTGGTTGCCACTCTTTTAGCAAGATCAGAGAAAGAAGGGAATAACCACGTAAGTCTTTAAAATACAtctattaaattatttatttatttgtaattATTAACTTTGGGTTGATAAGTCAACCAGGTACTGATTTCCTTAATGTTATAATAGCAGGGTAGTAACAGTGTTCAGCATTCTGCTAACATGTTTGCACTACAAACGCAGAATGAAAATCCTAGTGTTCAACATCATAGCAGTGATGGAGTACAAAGCAACCAAAATATTGCAAGTGTTCGAGGTTCTGACAGTGGGAGGCCACAAAGCAAGCAAAGCAACCAAAAGAAAACTTCAAGTATTCAATATTCTGCTGATCATGGGTCACAAAGCAAAGACAAAGAAGGTAAAAGGACCAAAGTTACAAAGGATGATCAGAATAGAATCGAATTGTTAAGTTGGTTTGAGAAGGAAGAACAGGTTGTTGCAATTGCAAAACTTGAGTCAAAAGATCCAAATGTAAAGGTCCATCATGTGCCCCTTGGTCATGAATGCTGGAAAGTTTGGGTGCTTGATGTTTTTGAGGATATAGCTTTATATCGACCAACTAGGGAGTTTGGAACACTGAGTATGGCTCAAGGAAGTACAATTGCATGGCCTATCAAGTACATCAAACAAGTTTAGTTTATGAACATTTCGGTAACATATCCCAACACTAATCAcctcttcatttttgttttgactAGTGTTATTTGTTTTTGGTGGCTAAATAACATCCATCTAGATTCTCTATTCTGGTTCGTTCTCATATTGCAACTCTCTGCATTTGCTTATAATTTAGTTATAGTTGTAGAATTAAGGTCGTTATACGAGGACTATGCCATTATAGTCGGGTGAATGCTAATTCCAAGTTGAAATTATaaatattttcagaaacttTAGTTCAAGTAGTTTGTGAAGATAAGAATCTCTTTTGAAAACCAAATATTGGATGCAAATATATCTAAAAGGAGGAAAGATTTAGAAACTGCATGAATTCTtgattgaagaagaaaacagttgattcttgattgaagaagaaaaccaaatattagattatgttattgatttaagaatctcttttgaaaaccaaatattagattATGTTCTGATCCCTTGCTAGCACAAAGATTTAATTAACTCtatcttgaattcttgattgaagaagaaaacaTTGCAGCCAATGTATAACATATATTCTCAAACTTGTTTCCAACAGGTACTACCAAATTTTGTGGTGTATGCAGATTAATGCCTTATGTTGGTACTGCTAGTAAATTGCTCGAACTAATTGGGAGATACAAATTGCAGTTGGATAGTGGTGCTTGAAACCTTGCAATTACGACCCTGCAATATATTTTTGAACTGTAATATGTTACTTTTAATTAAACTCAAGTTTGCAGGGACATGCAAATGTAATTGTTTTGTAGTTTAGTTGCATATGGCATGGTAAGAAGTTTGTACAGATATCCTATTTCAATTAATGTATCATATGTGTTAATTCACCTTTGCTCTTTGACAATCTATATAAGGTTTTGAAATGAATTATTGTTAGTTGAGCAGCTACATTGAATATACAGCCATATTTGGCAAATGAGCAGCAATATAAAATTTCTTGCAAAGAAGAAATGCCAATAATGGCGTGCAGTGTCACAAATGACATTGAGAATTATGCCTAAAGTCTTTCACGGCGTGCTATGTGGACCGTAAATAACTCTACAGGTATTCTTTTATGGCATACCGTGTGTGCCGTAAATGAGTTCCACAGGAAGACTTTTACGGCGCGCTTTGTTGAGCATTTACGGCGCACTTATATGTTAAATTAGAGATCTGAGAATCGGTAGGAAcacttttacggcgtgcatagaTGAACATTTATGGCTCACAAAAGCGTGACGTAAAAGGGATATGGCTTTTACGGCCCGAGCATTTACAGCCTGTTTTTGTGTGCCGTAAATAggcttttacggcacacatcgCAGGCCTTAAAAGCCcagttttggtgtagtgatttaggatgaaaacaaaaaaaattcagagtATTTCGAATGAAATCCCAATCAAGATGATCATAAGCTTTTTCATATCGAGTTTAACTGCCATAGCCCTATTTCTGGCTATCATTCTATTAAAATTCGAGAAGAGTTCATGAGCTGTTAAGATATTATCCATGATTGATCTACCTAGAGCAAAAACTCCTTGATTTTTGGAGATGCATTTAGTCAAAAGAGGCTTAAGTCTGAAGATAATAATTTTGGAATTTATTTTATAAATGACATTACAAAGACTTATTGATCTATAATGATGAACAAACTCCGGATTATCATTTTTTGGAATGAGAGCAATGTTAGTATGATTAATTAAAGTAAGAGAGGAAGCATTAGCAAAGAAATAAGAAACTAGGGCAACGACACTCCCTTTAATCAGAGGCATTCTTCTAGAAGAAAAAGGCATTTAAACCATCGGGGCCAAGAGCCTTTAATCCTCCAATTGAGAAAGCAGCTATTTCTGTTTCCTCTTTCGAGATTGACAGATTGTTCTAAGCAAAGTAAAATTTGTCAGAGTCGTAGGTTCCAAAAAATCAACATTAGATTGGAGGGCAATATGAGGAGAAGCCATAAATCTTTTCCTGAAACTCTGCACGAACACAGAACTAATGTTAGTGTGGTTATTAACCCGCATATTTAACTCATTTTTAATTTGAACAATACGATTTTTCTTTTTACGAATAGTAGCAACAGTATGAAAAAATTTAGTGTTCTTGTCTCCAAGAGAAATCTAGTTAGATTTAACTCATTGAGCCCAATAcagttcttcattttttttggcAATCCAAAAGGGAACTAGTTAGTGTAAACATGATGCAGCAACCATATCATCAAACACTCACCATGATCAATTCATAATTACACAAATACATGTACTGcagctatatatataaatatgcatTCAAGAACATTGCTAATAGAATTAGAAGTTCACCTGCATCCACACTCTTGATCCCATCTAGAATAGTTTGGCCAAAAGAGTACATGTTTGACCTCAGATCACCAACACAGCAACAATGAAGCAAATCTGCAGCAGCAACTCTCCAAGGGAATAGCCTTCTGCCTTCTACTTACTATAAACCTCACTAATGGGAAATGAACTGAATGTTTTTTCGTAGTAGAGGCAGGGACTATCTCCTGCAAATATATAGGCAAAACTCAAGATGAACTCATCCCATAAAGGAGTCCAGATAAAGCCTAAACTTATCACTTAGAAGACTAAAGATTATCACATAAGCTTAATGTTAATCAGGTAAGGTTAACTTGAATTTCCAACTCCTAAAGAGAGACATACAATCTCAATAGGTAACTAGATAGAGATAACTCATGTATTTCTTGTTATTTATCTTAAACTAAATCAATTGTTATTTACTCAATGAATATAGATAATGTAGAAGTCCACTTTAGtctaacattctcccacttggactcaCATTGTCTATATGCCAAAACAATTGAACCATAGAATGAAACAAACAACAACCAAAGTGTGCACTGAAATACAAGGATACTCAGAATTCATTCAGTTTGGTCAAAATGCAGAAACTGATGCAGAACCAAGAATCAATTATGATTATCATAACCATACTGATTAAAGACTACTAACATCAATTGCTGCAATTCACATAAACTCAAAATGTGATAATAATGAGAACAAGAGAATTGTATATCTACCTGCAAGGTCATCTTGTTCTCAGTCCAGCTGCATTGATCTTGTAAGCTCAAGATCACACCAACTAACTCTTTACACCAGTGGACTTGGTAGTCTGATTCTTAACCTATAAACTCATGCATAGCACAATAGTCCACTTGACAAAACACACAATTTAAAATCCAACAGATTATTCCAGAAAACTAAAATGGTACCATCAAAAGAAATTCATAACTGGAATACCTCATTTTATTAATGACTTGTAAGATAAAGGTTACAAGTggactgaaaattgaaaaatagctGAATCAAGGAACTGATtacacaaaaataaattcaaaataaaaattgactCCCACTGAGCTCAAGCTCTTAAGTCAGATAAAATTCCCATATTTGTAGCATGTCTCTGAAATGCTGCAACTGTCAATGCTTTTGTAAAGGGGTCTGCAAGCTGAGAATCTGTATCAATGTTCAAAATGCTCACTTCTCCatgcttcactctctctctcacactatAGTACTTAAGATCTATatgtttggaattgtttgaccttttactattcttgctaaagaaaactgcagcctcattatcACAAAAAATTTTAAGTGCATCTGAAACAATGAAGCTCAAGACTTTGGTATGCAACAGAAAATTTTTAATCCAGATACCTTCACAAACACCTTCATAAATTGCTATAAATTCTGCCTGCATAGTAGAAGTAGATATCAATgactgtttcatggttttccatgcCACAGCCCTACCAGCAAGCATAAACACATAACCACTAGTTGATTTCTTTGTGTCAGGATAATTACCTGCAAAGTCTGAATCTGTAAAACCAGTTAATTCTAAATGTTTTACTTTTCTGTAGACCAACATGTGATTTTTAGTTCTTTGAAGATATCTAAGTACCTTCTTACCAGCAATCCAGTGTTCATGGCTAGGATTAGACTGAAATCTGGATAAAATACCTACTGCAAATGATAAATCAGGTCTAGTGCAAacctgtgcatacatgagactgccCACTAGCCTAGCATAAGGCTTGTTCTCCATTTCAGAATCACTCTTCCCCCCTATTTTGGAACCTTTGGTAagtttatctcctttggacatgggaacttcacCAGAAGCACAAGTTTCCATTCCAAATCTTTTCAACACTTTGGAAATGTAATTGTGTTGAGACAAGCCTAGCACACCTTGTGTTCTATCCCTTTGAATCTCAATTCCTAAGACATAGGATGCTTCACCcaagtctttcatatcaaaattattTGATAAGAAGGCTTTTGTGTCTTTGAGTAACTTCATGTTAGTGCAAGCCAATAAgatgtcatctacatacagtatgaggaaaataaaattatttccaACTGTCTTAATGTATACACACTCAT
Above is a genomic segment from Rosa chinensis cultivar Old Blush chromosome 3, RchiOBHm-V2, whole genome shotgun sequence containing:
- the LOC112195329 gene encoding uncharacterized protein LOC112195329 — encoded protein: MTAGTWKDLSNTFKDQIWKHVTTTFVVDEFYKKHIFRRMTKLWRDNRSLVMKEVEEQAKVVGLQRAAAFLKPNNIESMDEWLALIKHRTSVGFKEKCQKFKRMRAGRTLLHRTSRKSFARLEEELREQSENPDAISRSDIWIHAYEAKKKKSSDEVVEDPEIVKQVKQKRAKQEPSQTSSLKDDAVAQVLGPDPRGRVRGLGFGAVPSKLEYQTKVGNKVANLEKQVSTQAQNMLSQSQEIERLKEVVATLLARSEKEGNNHGSNSVQHSANMFALQTQNENPSVQHHSSDGVQSNQNIASVRGSDSGRPQSKQSNQKKTSSIQYSADHGSQSKDKEGKRTKVTKDDQNRIELLSWFEKEEQVVAIAKLESKDPNVKVHHVPLGHECWKVWVLDVFEDIALYRPTREFGTLSMAQGSTIAWPIKYIKQV